A part of Thermus oshimai DSM 12092 genomic DNA contains:
- a CDS encoding HU family DNA-binding protein → MAAKKTVTKADLVDQVAAATGLKKKDVKAAVDALLDKVEEALSAGNKVQLTGFGTFEVRKRKARTGVKPGTKEKIKIPATQYPAFKPGKALKEKVKK, encoded by the coding sequence ATGGCAGCAAAGAAGACGGTGACCAAAGCGGATCTGGTGGATCAGGTGGCGGCGGCCACGGGCCTGAAGAAGAAGGACGTGAAGGCCGCGGTGGACGCCCTTCTGGACAAGGTGGAAGAGGCCTTGAGCGCGGGGAACAAGGTCCAGCTCACCGGCTTCGGCACCTTTGAGGTGCGCAAGCGCAAGGCCCGCACCGGCGTGAAGCCCGGCACCAAGGAGAAGATCAAGATCCCCGCCACCCAGTATCCCGCCTTCAAGCCGGGCAAGGCCCTTAAGGAAAAGGTTAAGAAGTAA
- a CDS encoding lysophospholipid acyltransferase family protein, with translation MKEANPVYRAAWHLARFLLHLLFGYKTEGAERVPEEGPVILAANHLSILDPIAIGAGLKRPVSFFARADVFQLPILSWLLPRLYAIPVERGKGDLSAIKGAIRRLEAGLAFGIFPEGTRSRTGRLQPFKTGVAAIAFRTGAPIVPVAVIGTEEAWPVGRKLFRLRRPIRVVYGEPIPVPKKGRVEHQELENLTRLIEARLRELLPPRYR, from the coding sequence ATGAAGGAGGCGAACCCCGTCTACCGCGCCGCCTGGCACCTGGCCCGCTTCCTCCTCCACCTCCTTTTCGGCTACAAGACGGAAGGGGCCGAGCGGGTGCCGGAGGAGGGGCCGGTCATCCTGGCCGCCAACCACCTCTCCATCCTGGACCCCATCGCCATTGGGGCGGGCCTTAAGCGGCCGGTGAGCTTCTTCGCCCGCGCGGACGTCTTCCAGCTCCCCATCCTCTCCTGGCTCCTCCCCCGCCTCTACGCCATCCCCGTGGAGCGGGGCAAAGGGGACCTCTCCGCCATCAAGGGGGCCATCCGCAGGCTGGAAGCGGGCCTGGCCTTCGGCATCTTCCCCGAGGGGACGAGGAGCCGCACCGGCCGCCTGCAGCCCTTCAAGACCGGGGTGGCGGCCATCGCCTTCCGCACCGGGGCCCCCATCGTGCCGGTGGCGGTGATCGGGACGGAGGAGGCCTGGCCCGTGGGCCGGAAGCTCTTCCGCCTGCGGAGGCCCATCCGGGTGGTCTACGGGGAGCCCATCCCCGTTCCAAAGAAGGGGCGGGTGGAGCACCAGGAGCTGGAAAACCTCACCCGCCTGATCGAGGCCCGCCTACGGGAACTTCTCCCCCCCCGGTACCGCTAG
- a CDS encoding endonuclease V translates to MDLPPFPTPRSPEEAVALQRVLSERLILEGSLEGVRRVTALDAAHKKGKPLVAVAVLYHLEKGPLFVGRGVVEETGLFPYIPGLLSFREAPAYLEALRALPEPPEALLVDGQGIAHPRRLGIAAHLGLHLDLPAVGVAKRLLYGRPQGPLPEEAGSHVPLLSPKGELLGFLYRSRRGVKPLVVSPGHRVGPWEALAFVRALPTRYRLPEPLRLAHLEAGKALKALD, encoded by the coding sequence ATGGACCTCCCCCCCTTCCCCACCCCCCGCTCCCCCGAGGAGGCCGTAGCCCTGCAAAGGGTCCTCTCGGAAAGGCTTATCCTGGAGGGCTCCCTGGAGGGCGTGCGGCGGGTGACCGCCCTGGATGCGGCCCACAAAAAGGGGAAGCCCCTGGTGGCCGTGGCCGTCCTGTACCACCTGGAAAAAGGCCCCCTCTTCGTGGGCCGGGGGGTGGTGGAGGAGACGGGGCTTTTCCCCTACATCCCAGGCCTCCTCTCCTTCCGGGAGGCCCCCGCCTACCTCGAGGCCCTAAGGGCCCTCCCCGAGCCCCCCGAGGCCCTCCTGGTGGACGGGCAGGGCATCGCCCACCCCAGGAGGCTCGGCATCGCCGCCCACCTGGGCCTCCACCTGGACCTCCCCGCGGTGGGGGTGGCCAAGCGCCTCCTTTACGGAAGACCCCAAGGGCCCCTCCCCGAGGAGGCGGGAAGCCACGTCCCCCTCCTTTCCCCTAAAGGGGAGCTTCTCGGCTTCCTCTACCGGAGCCGAAGGGGGGTGAAGCCCCTGGTGGTCTCCCCCGGGCACCGGGTGGGCCCTTGGGAGGCCCTGGCCTTCGTCCGGGCCCTCCCCACCCGCTACCGCCTCCCCGAGCCCCTAAGGCTCGCCCACCTGGAGGCGGGAAAGGCCCTAAAAGCCCTAGACTAG
- a CDS encoding SIS domain-containing protein, which yields MRDLDREETYLVDRRGLALELRDLVGTGPVPKETYPGPHGVLAYGEGHLAASLLGLPEWVEEGTLFLLEGGYDLGEAAAMGLLAESGRAKVVRVGFREGVAAYIPPSPLSPYRYLRFLLLALGQEEALREVDAKLLDERRRLTPEIPLEENPAKFLAYTLLERLPLFYAPSFRPLEGGAQTLLARIGKSLSLTPPHAALEFFLTGLEARHEQGDPLAAVLLGGGEAASLAKEILESRVDTVVEVPPPEGSRLAQTMALWYRLAWTAYYLALLYGVDPSDQEVLERLRDLT from the coding sequence ATGCGCGACCTGGACCGGGAGGAGACCTACCTGGTGGACCGTAGGGGCCTGGCCCTGGAGCTCCGCGACCTGGTGGGGACGGGGCCCGTGCCAAAGGAGACCTACCCCGGCCCCCACGGGGTCCTGGCCTACGGGGAGGGGCACCTGGCGGCAAGCCTCCTCGGGCTTCCCGAATGGGTGGAGGAGGGCACCCTCTTCCTCCTGGAAGGGGGGTACGACCTGGGGGAGGCCGCGGCCATGGGCCTTTTGGCCGAGTCCGGAAGGGCAAAGGTGGTGCGGGTGGGCTTCCGGGAGGGGGTGGCGGCCTACATCCCCCCAAGCCCCCTGAGCCCCTACCGCTACCTCCGCTTCCTCCTCCTGGCCCTGGGGCAGGAGGAGGCCTTGAGGGAGGTGGACGCCAAGCTCCTGGACGAAAGGAGGCGGCTCACCCCGGAGATCCCCTTGGAGGAAAACCCCGCCAAGTTCCTGGCCTACACCCTCTTAGAACGGCTTCCCCTCTTCTACGCCCCCTCCTTCCGCCCCCTGGAGGGAGGGGCCCAGACCCTCCTCGCCCGCATCGGGAAAAGCCTCTCCCTCACGCCCCCCCACGCCGCCCTGGAGTTCTTCCTCACCGGCCTCGAGGCCCGCCACGAGCAGGGGGACCCCCTGGCCGCGGTCCTCCTGGGCGGGGGGGAGGCGGCCTCCTTGGCCAAGGAGATCCTGGAAAGCCGGGTGGACACGGTGGTGGAGGTGCCCCCGCCCGAGGGGAGCCGCCTGGCCCAGACCATGGCCCTCTGGTACCGCCTGGCCTGGACGGCCTACTACCTGGCCCTCCTCTACGGGGTAGACCCCAGCGACCAGGAGGTCCTGGAGCGCCTCAGGGACCTCACCTGA
- a CDS encoding class I mannose-6-phosphate isomerase — protein MRRFRPKPVERVWGGEALGFGPGVGEVWLAEEPLLVKVLDPAEWLSVQVHPPHAYALEKEGGLGKYEAWYVLTPGEIVYGFKRPVSREEVRSRALSGTLDEVLNRVAVRPGQVVYLPAGLVHALGPGVRVYEVQTPSDLTYRLFDYGRPRPLHLDRALEVALLSPLPLEVPPPEPVPGGERLLSTPYFHLYRFPLEGRLRVRAEGPLLLTLVEGEAWLGGERLPRWATFLLEAGEEAGMEGEGLFLGASPG, from the coding sequence ATGCGGCGCTTTCGCCCTAAGCCGGTGGAGCGGGTCTGGGGTGGGGAAGCCTTGGGCTTCGGCCCCGGGGTGGGGGAGGTGTGGCTTGCGGAAGAACCCCTCCTGGTCAAGGTCCTGGACCCCGCGGAGTGGCTTTCCGTCCAGGTCCACCCCCCCCACGCCTACGCCTTGGAAAAGGAGGGCGGCCTCGGGAAGTACGAGGCCTGGTACGTCCTCACCCCCGGGGAGATCGTCTACGGCTTCAAGCGGCCCGTAAGCCGGGAGGAGGTGCGCTCACGGGCCCTTTCGGGCACCCTGGACGAGGTCCTGAACCGGGTGGCGGTGCGCCCGGGCCAGGTGGTCTACCTCCCCGCGGGGCTGGTCCACGCCCTGGGCCCGGGGGTGCGGGTCTACGAGGTCCAGACCCCCTCGGACCTCACCTACCGCCTCTTTGACTACGGCCGCCCCCGCCCCCTCCACCTGGACCGGGCCCTGGAGGTGGCCCTGCTCTCGCCCCTTCCCCTGGAGGTTCCGCCCCCTGAGCCCGTGCCCGGTGGGGAAAGGCTCCTTTCCACCCCCTACTTCCACCTCTACCGCTTTCCCTTAGAAGGGAGGCTCCGGGTGCGGGCGGAAGGCCCCCTCCTCCTCACCCTGGTGGAGGGGGAGGCCTGGCTTGGGGGGGAAAGGCTTCCCCGATGGGCCACCTTCCTCCTCGAGGCCGGGGAGGAGGCGGGGATGGAGGGGGAGGGCCTTTTCCTGGGGGCGAGCCCCGGGTAG
- a CDS encoding HesA/MoeB/ThiF family protein, producing the protein MGWSKEELLRYHRQMILPGVGPEGQARLKASSVVVVGAGGLGVPVLQYLVAAGVGRVGIVEMDRVELSNLHRQVLYATEDVGKPKALAAKERLSALNPLVEIVPHPVRLTSENALEILAPYDLIVDASDNFPTRYLVNDAAVFLNKPLVYGAIHQFHGQVAVFHHPTEEGMGPCYRCLFPKPPPPGSVPSCAEAGVFGVLPGVVGSLMATEALKVLLGLGKPLAGALLLYEALEGEVRKLKVKRNPACPVCGDHPTQKELIDYEAFCGLKAV; encoded by the coding sequence ATGGGCTGGAGCAAGGAGGAGCTCCTCCGCTACCACCGGCAGATGATCCTCCCCGGGGTGGGCCCCGAGGGGCAGGCCCGGCTTAAGGCAAGCTCGGTGGTGGTGGTGGGGGCGGGGGGGCTTGGGGTGCCCGTCCTCCAGTACCTGGTGGCCGCGGGGGTGGGGCGGGTGGGCATCGTGGAGATGGACCGGGTGGAGCTCTCCAACCTCCACCGCCAGGTCCTCTACGCCACGGAGGACGTGGGGAAGCCCAAGGCCCTGGCCGCCAAGGAACGGCTTTCCGCCCTGAACCCCCTGGTGGAGATCGTCCCCCACCCCGTGCGCCTCACCTCGGAAAACGCCCTGGAGATCCTCGCCCCCTACGACCTCATCGTGGACGCCTCGGACAACTTCCCCACCCGCTACCTGGTGAACGACGCCGCGGTCTTCCTGAACAAGCCCCTGGTCTACGGGGCCATCCACCAGTTCCACGGCCAGGTGGCCGTCTTCCACCACCCCACGGAGGAGGGGATGGGGCCCTGCTACCGCTGCCTCTTCCCCAAGCCCCCGCCCCCCGGAAGCGTCCCCTCCTGCGCGGAGGCCGGGGTGTTCGGGGTGCTTCCGGGGGTGGTGGGAAGCCTCATGGCCACGGAGGCCCTCAAGGTCCTCCTGGGCCTGGGGAAGCCCCTGGCGGGGGCCCTCCTCCTCTACGAGGCCCTGGAAGGGGAGGTGCGCAAGCTCAAGGTGAAGCGGAACCCCGCCTGCCCGGTGTGCGGGGACCACCCCACCCAAAAGGAGCTTATAGACTACGAGGCCTTCTGCGGCCTGAAGGCGGTATGA
- a CDS encoding citrate synthase/methylcitrate synthase yields the protein MEVARGLEGVLFTESRICFIDGEAGRLYYWGIPIQELAEKSTFEETTFLLLKGRLPTRSELEAFRKDLAARRALPQHLLDSFRRYPREAHPMSFLRTAVSELGMLDPKEADISEEALYEKGLDLIAKFATMVAANKRLKEGKEPLPPREDLSHAANFLYMATGQEPSPEQERLMDAALILHAEHGFNASTFTAIAAFSTETDLYSAITAAVASLKGPRHGGANEAVMKMIQEIGEPERARAWVQEKLAKKERIMGMGHRVYKAFDPRAGVLERLARLVAEKHGHSKEYQILKIVEEEAGKVLNPRGIYPNVDFYSGVVYSDLGFGLEFFTPIFAVARISGWVAHILEYKALDNRLLRPDAKYTGELDRPYVPLEAR from the coding sequence ATGGAAGTGGCGCGGGGTTTGGAAGGCGTGCTGTTCACGGAAAGCCGGATCTGCTTCATTGACGGGGAGGCGGGCCGGCTCTACTACTGGGGCATCCCCATCCAGGAGCTGGCGGAGAAGAGCACCTTTGAGGAAACCACTTTCCTCCTCCTGAAAGGCCGGCTACCCACCAGATCCGAACTGGAGGCCTTCCGAAAGGACCTGGCCGCCCGCCGGGCCCTGCCCCAGCATCTTCTGGACTCCTTCCGCCGCTACCCCAGGGAAGCCCACCCCATGAGCTTCCTGCGCACCGCGGTGTCGGAGCTCGGGATGCTGGACCCCAAAGAGGCGGACATCTCCGAGGAGGCCCTGTACGAAAAGGGCCTGGACCTCATCGCCAAGTTCGCCACCATGGTGGCCGCCAACAAGCGCCTCAAGGAGGGGAAAGAGCCCCTACCCCCCCGGGAGGACCTCTCCCACGCGGCCAACTTCCTCTACATGGCCACCGGCCAGGAGCCCTCCCCTGAGCAGGAGAGGCTCATGGACGCGGCCCTGATCCTCCACGCGGAGCACGGTTTCAACGCCAGCACCTTCACCGCCATCGCCGCCTTCTCCACCGAGACCGACCTCTACTCCGCCATCACCGCCGCCGTGGCCTCCCTCAAAGGCCCCCGGCACGGCGGGGCCAACGAGGCGGTGATGAAGATGATCCAGGAGATCGGGGAGCCCGAGCGGGCCCGGGCCTGGGTGCAGGAGAAGCTCGCCAAGAAGGAGCGCATCATGGGCATGGGCCACCGGGTCTACAAGGCCTTTGACCCCCGGGCCGGGGTCCTGGAGCGCCTGGCCCGCCTGGTGGCGGAGAAGCACGGCCACTCCAAGGAGTACCAGATCCTGAAGATCGTGGAGGAGGAGGCGGGGAAGGTCCTGAACCCCCGGGGGATCTACCCCAACGTGGACTTCTACTCCGGGGTGGTCTACTCCGATCTGGGCTTCGGCCTGGAGTTCTTCACCCCCATCTTCGCCGTGGCCCGCATCTCTGGCTGGGTGGCCCACATCCTGGAGTACAAGGCCCTGGACAACCGCCTCCTGCGGCCGGACGCCAAGTACACCGGGGAGCTGGACCGGCCCTACGTGCCCCTCGAGGCCCGCTGA
- a CDS encoding ABC transporter ATP-binding protein: MTDRSASQLLARLYPYVARYRGRYLLGVLAGLLSIFFFVLFPYFLRLTVDAVREGRPYTLYVLYLLLSASFTALLSWAMRRLAVVASRQVEYDLRKDLLHHLLRLDRSFYQATRVGDLMNRLNTDLSAVREMVGPGIMMGSRLTFMVLLAFLSMYAVNLRLALYLTLILPLIFLAMAYLLRLVDRRYREAQEAFDAISTLAQEAFSGIRVVKGYALEGRMLARFQDLNRVYMGKSLALARVEGPMHALLGFLMGFAFLTVLWAGGGMVVRGELSVGQLVQFNAYLAQLTWPILGLGWVLSMYQRGLTSLRRLWELFDVEPKIRDQDPLPLAPEDLSGEVRFEGVGLTLEGRRVLRDITLTVPEGMTLGITGRTGSGKSLLLALIPRLLDPAEGRVLVGGVDVRRIPLLTLRRLVGVAPQEPFLFSETLFENIAFGLDEPDPERVEWAAKLAGIHEEILAFPKGYETLLGERGVTLSGGQRQRVALARALARRPKILILDDALSAVDTETEARILKGLKEVLGRQTTFLVSHRTATLRHADWIVVLDEGRIVEEGTHESLLEAGGLYAELDRMQRLMEVEG; this comes from the coding sequence ATGACCGACCGGTCAGCCTCTCAGCTTCTGGCCCGGCTCTACCCCTACGTGGCCCGCTACCGGGGCCGCTACCTTCTGGGGGTTTTGGCGGGGCTGCTCTCCATCTTTTTCTTCGTCCTCTTCCCCTACTTCCTCAGGCTTACCGTGGATGCGGTGCGCGAGGGCCGGCCCTACACCCTGTATGTCCTCTACCTTCTCCTCTCCGCTTCCTTCACAGCCCTCCTCAGCTGGGCCATGCGCCGCCTGGCGGTGGTGGCGAGCCGCCAGGTGGAGTACGACCTTAGGAAGGACCTCCTCCACCACCTCCTCCGCCTGGACCGAAGCTTTTACCAGGCCACCCGCGTGGGGGACCTGATGAACCGCTTGAACACCGACCTCTCCGCGGTGCGGGAGATGGTGGGGCCGGGGATCATGATGGGCAGCCGCCTCACCTTCATGGTCCTCCTGGCCTTCCTCTCCATGTACGCGGTGAACCTGCGCCTGGCCCTTTACCTCACCCTGATCCTCCCCCTCATCTTCCTGGCCATGGCCTACCTCCTCCGCCTGGTGGACCGCCGCTACCGGGAGGCCCAGGAGGCCTTTGACGCCATCAGCACCCTGGCCCAGGAGGCCTTCAGCGGCATCCGCGTGGTGAAGGGCTACGCCCTGGAGGGGCGGATGCTGGCCCGCTTCCAGGACCTGAACCGGGTCTATATGGGGAAGAGCCTGGCCCTGGCCCGGGTGGAGGGCCCCATGCACGCCCTGCTGGGCTTTCTCATGGGCTTCGCCTTCCTCACCGTCCTTTGGGCCGGGGGGGGCATGGTGGTCCGGGGGGAGCTTTCCGTGGGCCAGCTGGTCCAGTTCAACGCCTACCTGGCCCAGCTCACCTGGCCCATCCTGGGCTTGGGATGGGTTCTTTCCATGTACCAAAGGGGCCTCACCAGCCTGAGGCGGCTTTGGGAGCTTTTTGATGTGGAGCCCAAGATCCGTGACCAAGACCCCCTGCCCCTCGCCCCTGAGGACCTCTCCGGGGAGGTGCGCTTTGAGGGGGTGGGCCTTACCCTGGAGGGGCGGCGGGTGCTTCGGGACATCACCCTCACCGTGCCCGAGGGCATGACCCTAGGGATCACCGGGCGCACGGGAAGCGGGAAGAGCCTCCTTCTCGCCCTCATCCCCAGGCTTCTGGACCCCGCGGAGGGGCGGGTTCTGGTGGGGGGGGTGGACGTGCGGAGGATCCCCCTCCTCACCCTCCGCCGCCTGGTGGGGGTGGCCCCCCAGGAGCCCTTCCTCTTCAGCGAAACCCTCTTTGAGAACATCGCCTTTGGCCTGGACGAGCCCGATCCCGAGCGGGTGGAGTGGGCGGCTAAGCTTGCGGGCATCCACGAGGAGATCCTCGCCTTCCCCAAGGGCTACGAGACCCTTCTCGGGGAGCGGGGGGTCACCCTCTCCGGGGGGCAGAGACAGCGGGTGGCCCTGGCCCGCGCCCTGGCCAGGAGGCCCAAGATCCTCATCCTGGACGATGCCCTAAGCGCGGTGGACACGGAGACGGAGGCCCGCATCCTGAAAGGGCTTAAGGAGGTTCTGGGCCGCCAGACCACCTTCCTGGTCTCCCACCGCACGGCCACCCTGCGCCACGCGGACTGGATCGTGGTCCTGGACGAGGGGCGCATCGTGGAGGAGGGGACCCACGAGAGCCTCCTCGAGGCGGGGGGGCTTTACGCGGAGCTGGACCGGATGCAGCGCCTCATGGAGGTGGAGGGATGA
- a CDS encoding ABC transporter ATP-binding protein, producing the protein MTEDAYSKTFDRVLFARILAYVRPYRLQVGLALLFLLLGTLTAAATPLFFKWAIDGALVPRSPTPLDERFAFLLWVSLGFLLVRALNFAATYGQTYLIQWVGQRVLFDLRTALFAKLMRLHPGFYDRNPVGRLMTRVTSDVDAINQFITGGLVGVIADFFTLFGLLAFMLVLSPKLTLVVLLVAPILLWATAWVRKGMREAYRTMRLRLARLNAALQENLSGVETIQLFAREGAREAKFDRLAQDLLRAWVEIVRWFALFFPLVGFLGDLAVASLLYYGGGEVVRGAVSLGLLVAFVDYTRQLFQPLQDLSDKFNLFQGAMASAERIFGVLDAEEELKDPENPKPIARFRGEVAFRDVWLAYTPKGVEPTEKDWVLKGVSFHIRPGEKVALVGATGAGKTSVVSLIARFYDPQRGQVLIDGEDVRNYRQEELRRHIGIVLQDPFLFSGTILENLRLFNPEIPEEKVVEVARFLGVHEAILRLPQGYQTRVGERGAGLSTGEKQLLALVRALLASPDILLILDEATANVDTETERRLQEALYKAMEGRTSIIIAHRLSTIRKVDRILVFRKGRLLEEGRHEELLAKGGYYATLYRLQYAEH; encoded by the coding sequence ATGACGGAGGACGCCTACAGCAAGACCTTTGACCGGGTGCTCTTCGCCCGCATCCTGGCCTACGTCCGCCCTTACCGCCTGCAGGTGGGGTTGGCCCTCCTCTTCCTCCTCCTCGGCACCCTCACCGCCGCGGCCACGCCCCTCTTCTTCAAGTGGGCCATTGACGGGGCCCTGGTGCCCCGGTCGCCCACGCCCCTGGACGAGCGCTTTGCCTTCCTCCTTTGGGTCAGCCTGGGCTTTCTCCTGGTGCGGGCCCTCAACTTCGCCGCCACCTACGGGCAGACCTACCTCATCCAGTGGGTGGGGCAAAGGGTGCTCTTTGACTTGCGCACCGCCCTCTTCGCCAAGCTCATGCGCCTCCACCCGGGGTTTTACGACCGGAACCCCGTGGGCCGCCTCATGACCCGGGTGACCTCCGACGTGGACGCCATCAACCAGTTCATCACCGGGGGGCTGGTGGGGGTCATCGCGGACTTCTTCACCCTCTTCGGCCTCCTGGCCTTCATGCTGGTCCTAAGCCCCAAGCTCACCCTGGTGGTCCTCCTGGTGGCCCCCATCCTCCTCTGGGCCACGGCCTGGGTGCGGAAGGGGATGCGGGAGGCCTACCGCACCATGCGCCTCAGGCTGGCCCGGCTCAACGCCGCCCTGCAGGAAAACCTCTCCGGGGTGGAAACCATCCAGCTTTTTGCCCGGGAGGGGGCGCGGGAGGCCAAGTTTGACCGCCTGGCCCAGGACCTCCTCCGGGCCTGGGTGGAGATCGTGCGCTGGTTCGCCCTCTTCTTCCCCCTGGTGGGCTTTTTGGGGGACCTGGCGGTGGCGAGCCTCCTCTACTACGGCGGCGGGGAGGTGGTGCGGGGGGCGGTTTCCCTGGGCCTCCTCGTGGCCTTCGTGGACTACACCCGCCAGCTTTTCCAGCCCCTCCAGGACCTCTCGGACAAGTTCAACCTCTTCCAGGGGGCCATGGCCAGCGCGGAGCGCATCTTCGGGGTCTTGGACGCGGAGGAGGAGCTTAAGGATCCGGAAAACCCCAAGCCCATCGCCCGCTTCCGGGGGGAGGTGGCCTTCCGGGACGTGTGGCTGGCCTACACCCCCAAGGGGGTGGAGCCCACGGAGAAGGACTGGGTGCTCAAAGGGGTTTCCTTCCACATCCGCCCCGGGGAGAAGGTGGCCCTGGTGGGGGCCACGGGGGCGGGGAAGACCAGCGTGGTGAGCCTTATCGCCCGCTTCTACGACCCCCAGCGGGGCCAGGTGCTCATTGACGGGGAGGACGTGCGGAACTACCGCCAGGAGGAGCTCCGCCGCCACATCGGCATCGTCCTCCAGGACCCCTTCTTGTTCTCGGGCACCATCCTGGAGAACCTCCGCCTCTTCAACCCGGAGATCCCCGAGGAGAAGGTGGTGGAGGTGGCCCGGTTCCTGGGGGTGCACGAGGCCATCCTGCGCCTGCCCCAGGGGTACCAGACCCGCGTGGGGGAGAGGGGGGCGGGGCTTTCCACCGGGGAGAAGCAGCTTCTCGCCCTGGTGCGGGCCCTCCTGGCCAGCCCCGACATCCTTCTCATCCTGGACGAGGCCACGGCCAACGTGGACACGGAGACGGAGAGGAGGCTCCAGGAGGCCCTCTACAAGGCCATGGAGGGCCGGACCTCCATCATCATCGCCCACCGCCTCTCCACCATCCGCAAGGTGGACCGCATCCTGGTCTTCCGCAAGGGGCGGCTCCTGGAGGAGGGGCGGCACGAGGAGCTTCTGGCCAAAGGGGGGTACTACGCCACCCTCTACCGGCTCCAGTACGCGGAGCATTAG
- a CDS encoding bifunctional folylpolyglutamate synthase/dihydrofolate synthase, which yields MEYREALAWLYSRRREGPRGVGRVLGLLEALGHPEEAFVAVHVLGTNGKGSVVAYLEAAFRAAGLPYGAYTSPHLLDFRERIRTHLGEIPEEKVVAFVEWARGQAFPEPPGFFDLATALAFLHFREVGAAYAAVEAGVGGEKDATNALKRVALTVLTNVGEDHLEALGGSLEAVARDKAGAIRKGVPVVTGVRGVGLGVVREVAAFRQAPLYLLDPEDPLFALPAPPALRGAFQEENARLAVAALRLLGFAEEAIARGLREARNPGRLERFLVRGVEVYLDGAHNPPAAEALAREFSAYHLLFGAFPRKDIGGVLAHLLPKAKTVRYARAGEGASRVGEPFFEDPKAALEDALKAAQRDGLPILATGSLYLVGALRGLLAGLRQDPP from the coding sequence ATGGAGTACCGGGAAGCCCTGGCCTGGCTCTACAGCCGGCGGCGAGAAGGCCCGAGGGGGGTGGGGCGGGTTCTGGGGCTCCTCGAGGCCCTAGGCCACCCCGAGGAGGCCTTCGTGGCGGTCCACGTCCTCGGCACCAACGGGAAGGGGAGCGTGGTGGCCTACCTGGAGGCCGCCTTCCGGGCCGCGGGCCTCCCCTACGGGGCCTACACCAGCCCGCACCTTTTGGACTTCCGGGAAAGGATCCGCACCCACCTGGGGGAGATCCCCGAGGAAAAGGTGGTGGCCTTCGTGGAGTGGGCCAGGGGGCAGGCCTTCCCTGAGCCCCCGGGGTTTTTTGACCTGGCCACCGCCTTAGCCTTCCTCCACTTCCGGGAGGTGGGGGCGGCCTACGCCGCGGTGGAGGCGGGGGTGGGGGGGGAGAAGGACGCCACCAACGCCCTAAAGCGGGTGGCCCTCACCGTCCTCACCAACGTGGGGGAGGACCACCTGGAGGCCTTAGGGGGCTCCTTGGAGGCCGTGGCCCGGGACAAGGCGGGGGCCATCCGGAAGGGGGTGCCGGTGGTCACGGGGGTGAGGGGGGTGGGGCTTGGGGTGGTGCGGGAGGTGGCCGCTTTCCGCCAGGCGCCCCTTTACCTCCTGGACCCGGAAGACCCCCTCTTCGCCCTCCCCGCGCCCCCCGCCCTAAGGGGGGCCTTCCAGGAGGAAAACGCCCGCCTGGCGGTGGCCGCCCTCCGCCTCTTGGGCTTCGCGGAGGAGGCCATCGCCCGGGGGCTACGGGAGGCCCGAAACCCTGGGCGCTTGGAGCGCTTCCTGGTGAGGGGGGTGGAGGTGTATCTGGACGGGGCCCACAACCCCCCGGCGGCGGAGGCCCTGGCCCGGGAGTTTTCCGCCTACCACCTCCTCTTCGGGGCCTTTCCCCGGAAGGACATCGGGGGGGTTCTGGCCCACCTCCTTCCCAAGGCCAAGACGGTGCGCTACGCCCGGGCGGGGGAGGGGGCCTCGAGGGTGGGGGAGCCCTTCTTTGAGGACCCCAAGGCGGCCCTGGAAGACGCCCTGAAGGCCGCCCAACGGGACGGCCTTCCCATCCTGGCCACGGGCTCCTTGTACCTGGTGGGGGCCTTGAGGGGCCTTCTAGCGGGCCTCCGCCAGGACCCGCCCTGA